A window of Zingiber officinale cultivar Zhangliang chromosome 5A, Zo_v1.1, whole genome shotgun sequence contains these coding sequences:
- the LOC121982241 gene encoding uncharacterized protein LOC121982241 isoform X3, which translates to MTKVTEFEELADVGKRFLTRFNRVIAMFRTVELQKTSNNISRIIDANWNEHMKTYVEAGCKQQSQSVQNMYNSHSCVLGLRDNLKNAEALLNELDCLKEDAIAVTEASTKSATALDDSFCEEMLKDISFEEEKEPLPKHPQDTSISEVMLMKIISDMLKLDYAMQKNIILNLNIGTSVSELEGYCLLWNLHPYIDDDIIHREWQYVPSHDHSSRK; encoded by the exons ATGACAAA GGTTACCGAGTTTGAGGAGCTAGCTGATGTGGGGAAGAGGTTTCTTACTAGATTTAACAGGGTAATAG CAATGTTTAGGACGGTTGAACTTCAGAAGACTTCAAACAACATCAGTAGGATAATTGATGCTAACTGGAATGAACATATGAAAACTTATGTTGAAGCAGGGTGCAAACAACAGTCGCAAAGTGTTCAAAATATGTATAATT CGCACTCTTGTGTTTTGGGATTGCGAGATAATTTGAAGAATG CTGAAGCTTTGCTCAATGAACTTGATTGCCTAAAGGAAGATGCAATTGCTGTCACAGAAGCATCAACCAAGAGTGCAACGGCTTTGGATGACTCTTTTTGTGAAGAAATGTTAAAAGATATTTCCTTTGAG GAAGAAAAGGAACCATTGCCCAAGCATCCTCAAGATACATCAATATCAGAAGTCATGCTAATGAAGATCATCAGTGATATGTTGAAGCTCGACTATGCCATGCAG aaaaatattattttgaaCTTGAACATTGGGACAAGTGTATCTGAACTAGAAGGCTATTGTCTCCTGTGGAATCTGCATCCGTACATAGATGATGACATTATACATCGGGAATGGCAATATGTTCCCTCTCATGATCATAGTTCACGAAAGTAG